Proteins encoded within one genomic window of Amycolatopsis nigrescens CSC17Ta-90:
- a CDS encoding ribose-phosphate diphosphokinase, translating into MSSAASPVPILPGTVTKSLMFFSGGAHPALAEGIAAQLGTSVTPQTAHTFANGENFVRFDESVRGCHAFVLQAPTVPINTWLMEQLIMVDALKRASARRVTVLLPFYPYARQDKKHRGREPISARLVADLLATAGTDRIVTVDLHTAQAQGFFDGPVDHLRAQPMLAEYVRGKYAEAELTVVAPDSGRVKLAETWSELLGDRPIAFIQRRDSLLNGRAEANQVVGDVRGRVCVVVDDMIDTGATMTGAAKLLRAEGAADVIAAATHGVLSGLAARRLETSEVREVVLTDTLPIPPSGRFPQLTVLSIAPLLGRAVQEVFDEGSVTSLFGSESPR; encoded by the coding sequence ATGTCCTCCGCAGCCAGCCCGGTGCCCATCCTGCCGGGAACCGTGACGAAGAGCCTGATGTTCTTCTCCGGCGGTGCGCATCCCGCGCTCGCCGAGGGCATCGCGGCGCAGCTCGGCACCTCGGTCACCCCGCAGACCGCGCACACTTTCGCCAACGGTGAGAACTTCGTCCGGTTCGACGAGTCCGTGCGCGGCTGCCACGCCTTCGTGCTGCAGGCGCCCACGGTGCCGATCAACACCTGGCTGATGGAACAGCTGATCATGGTGGACGCGCTGAAGCGGGCCAGTGCCCGCCGGGTCACCGTGCTGCTGCCGTTCTACCCCTATGCCAGGCAGGACAAGAAGCATCGCGGCCGCGAGCCGATCTCCGCGCGGCTGGTCGCCGACCTGCTCGCCACCGCCGGCACCGACCGGATCGTCACCGTCGACCTGCACACCGCGCAGGCGCAGGGCTTCTTCGACGGGCCCGTCGACCACCTGCGCGCCCAGCCGATGCTGGCCGAGTACGTCCGCGGGAAGTACGCGGAGGCCGAACTGACCGTGGTGGCGCCGGACTCCGGGCGGGTCAAGCTGGCCGAGACCTGGTCCGAGCTGCTCGGTGACCGGCCGATCGCGTTCATCCAGCGTCGTGACTCGCTGCTGAACGGGCGCGCGGAAGCGAACCAGGTCGTCGGCGACGTGCGGGGCCGGGTCTGCGTGGTGGTCGACGACATGATCGACACCGGCGCCACGATGACAGGCGCGGCGAAGCTGCTGCGTGCCGAGGGCGCCGCCGACGTGATCGCCGCGGCCACCCACGGCGTGCTCTCCGGGCTCGCCGCCCGCAGGCTGGAGACCTCCGAGGTGCGCGAGGTCGTGCTCACCGACACGCTGCCCATCCCGCCGTCCGGGCGATTCCCGCAGCTGACCGTGCTGTCCATCGCGCCGTTGCTGGGAAGGGCCGTTCAGGAGGTCTTCGACGAGGGCTCGGTGACCAGCCTGTTCGGCTCCGAATCGCCGCGCTGA